From a region of the Bombus terrestris chromosome 8, iyBomTerr1.2, whole genome shotgun sequence genome:
- the LOC100650204 gene encoding transient receptor potential cation channel trpm isoform X6, whose protein sequence is MHIRIKMAMGSIICGASTPKMKRKKAKVTERSWIEATFQKRECSKFIPSADDEHKCCCGYSYTHHCRAGIDVQSYTPSNTKEEDREQWSPGKNTRPFPTDAYGTIEFQGGPHPTKAQYVRLAYDTRPEPIVQLLCREWNLGLPKLLITVHGGRSNFELQPTLKKVLRKGLLKAAKTTGAWIFTGGTNTGVTRQVGDALLLERSQRQGRVVSIGIAPWGILDKSHELVGRGGEVPYECLSSPWSKYAVLNNRHAYFLLVDNGTGGRYGAEIVLRRRLEKYISNLKLQPYTHSSIPVVALVIEGGTNTIRSVLEYVTDVPPVPVVVCDGSGRAADLIAFMHKYASEGDGENGENEGPLESMRGHLLDTIKRTFKVSSEQASQLYSELLQCTRKKHLITVFRISQERPQELDQTILTALFKSKQLSPAEQLSLSLIWNRVDIARCEIFVYGQNWPPGALEQAMMQALQHDRIDFVKLLLENGVSMRKFLSIPRLEELYNTKEGPSNTLGYILRDVRPNIPRGYMYTLHDIGLVINKLMGGAYRSQYTRRRFRMIYTKVMKRSGAHPQHMHRNSCVMSSTSRYYSGSGSKQDSLTMSLLAETLPANRDTPLFDYPFNELLIWAVLTKRQQMALLMWQHGEEALAKALVALKLYKAMAHEAAEDDLETEVYDELRSYGKEFENIALELLDYCYRQDDDQTKQLLTSELQNWSGQTCLSLAVTANHRPLLAHPCSQIILADLWMGGLRTRKNTNLKVVLGLVCPFYIMCLEFKSREELQLMPQTQEEHLISLEDEKEDSDSEHGIPTGPDVEKRQRRSLSVRNKSSSQQGAKALISNEHTTAIKETIVQENGKVLTDNDDGIHRIYGINSDYYDIKNSRPLRLRKKLYEFYTAPITKFWANAIAYIIFLVLFSYSILIHMDDRPSLAEIYAIAYICTLGCEKVREIATSEPATLSHKFSVWAWNMWNPCDAAAIIFFQIGLALRLRHSTLDIGRVIYCVDSIYWYLRILNILGVNKYFGPLVTMMGKMVKNMTYFVVLLIVVLMSFGVTRQAILNPNAEPKLRIIRDIFMEPYFMLYGEVYADNIDPDCGDEPGMIPCLPGRWITPTVMSIYLLIANILLINLLIAVFNNIFNEVNAVAHQVWMFQRFTVVMEYEQKPVLPPPLIVVCHIYLVVKYLLRYVTQGKANTGETYDNGLKLFLEADDMERLYDFEEDCVEGYFREQELKLQMSTEERVKITTERVENMHSKIEDIDKKENTQNASLQAVEFRMRKLEELNEQILAHLGVIHRFMATHMPNMEGLSSFDIDGRQRRVSERSEVLSETDSHTQLPAIAIKRKRLVRSMTDGTFLNLGPSIDDDVLKHSETAISRENLSRNESSISGDGHTVQDDIKTITSQETEASKVDGEGEILKKDSHSDSRELSREPSREPSGEPSSKEPSTEPSRQTSREISRETSREATSKEPSREASSEAPASEPIPRQDSTERPIRQNSRTRSESDDVTIFPPSNISRGVTWAEPRVAVIPSSSTSSTQRSILLAMHAEYTSITDELESYCGLLSPPRTPPISPPPSRARNLSEMSNPEMAWQIENEHLRDAEECDYQQMEDLIQRRYIADDEEPLHTDEATLFISNEHRHQLRRASAIDEESRRPPPTICVTREIEQTLSRPPIRDSESSDPNDKNLSTVPAPASETMC, encoded by the exons ATGCATATACGTATCAAGATGGCAATGGGAAGTATTATTTGTGGAGCCAGCACTCCTAAAATGAAGAGAAAAAAGGCAAAG gtAACTGAACGCAGTTGGATAGAGGCAACTTTTCAAAAAAGAGAATGTTCAAAATTTATTCCAAGTGCTGATGATGAACACAA ATGTTGTTGTGGATATTCTTATACTCATCACTGCAGAGCTGGTATAGATGTTCAAAGTTACACTCCTAGTAATACCAAAGAAGAAGATCGAGAACAATGGTCTCCTGGAAAAAATACACGTCCATTTCCTACTGATGCATATGGTACCATTGAATTTCAAGGTGGACCTCATCCAACTAAAGCTcaa TATGTGAGACTTGCTTATGACACAAGGCCAGAACCAATAGTACAATTGTTGTGTCGAGAATGGAATCTGGGATTACCTAAGCTACTAATAACTGTGCATGGTGGTCGATCTAATTTCGAACTGCAGCCAACTTTGAAAAAAGTTCTAAGGAAAGGTTTGCTGAAGGCTGCAAAGACAACTGGTGCATGGATATTCACAGGTGGAACTAATACAG GTGTAACAAGACAAGTAGGAGATGCCCTGCTACTAGAAAGATCTCAAAGACAAGGTCGGGTTGTAAGTATCGGCATAGCACCATGGGGAATTTTAGACAAAAGTCATGAACTTGTAGGCCGTGGAGGTGAAGTACCTTATGAATGTCTTTCATCTCCGTG GTCTAAATATGCAGTTTTAAACAATCGTCATGCATATTTTTTATTGGTGGATAACGGTACCGGCGGTCGATATGGTGCAGAAATTGTGCTGCGTAGaagattggaaaaatatatttctaatctAAAATTACAGCCAT ACACACACAGTAGCATTCCTGTCGTGGCATTGGTAATTGAAGGAGGAACAAATACGATTCGATCAGTTTTAGAGTATGTTACAGACGTTCCTCCTGTTCCTGTAGTAGTCTGCGATGGATCAGGTCGTGCAGCTGATCTCATCGCTTTTATGCATAA ataCGCGTCTGAAGGAGATGGAGAGAATGGAGAGAATGAGGGACCATTAGAAAGTATGAGAGGACATCTTTTAGATACTATCAAACGCACTTTCAAAGTATCCTCTGAACAGGCATCACAACTGTACTCTGAACTTTTACAATGTACCCGTAAGAAACATTTG ATAACAGTATTTAGAATAAGTCAAGAGCGGCCACAGGAACTTGACCAAACGATTCTGACAGCTCTGTTCAAGTCCAAGCAATTATCCCCTGCCGAGCAGCTATCGTTATCTTTAATTTGGAatagagtggacatagcgcgtTGTGAAATATTTGTGTATGGTCAAAATTGGCCACCAGGTGCTCTGGAACAGGCAATGATGCAAGCTTTGCAACACGATCGAATTGACTTCGTGAAACTTCTCTTAGAAAATGGAGTCTCTATGCGTAAATTCTTGTCTATACCTCGCCTTGAGGAATTGTACAATACC AAAGAAGGCCCTTCGAACACACTGGGCTACATTCTCCGCGACGTTCGACCAAATATTCCACGGGGTTACATGTACACACTGCACGATATCGGCctcgtaataaataaattaatgggTGGCGCGTATCGGTCGCAGTATACACGCAGAAGATTCCGTATGATCTATACCAAAGTGATGAAGAGATCTGGGGCACATCCTCAACATATGCATCGAAATAGCTGCGTCATGAGTAGCACTAGTCGTTACTATTCGGGATCTGGTAGTAAACAGGATAGTTTAACAATGAGTTTGCTCGCTGAAACTTTACCAGCTAATCGAGACACGCCGCTTTTTGATTATCCTTTCAATGAGTTGCTTATATGGGCTGTGTTAACTAAACGACAGCAAATGGCACTATTAATGTGGCAACATGGGGAAGAAGCTTTAGCAAAAGCACTCGTTGCTCTTAAATTGTATAAGGCTATGGCGCATGAAGCTGCTGAGGATGATCTTGAAACAGAAGTTTATGACGAATTGCGGAGTTATGggaaagaatttgaaaatattg CCTTGGAATTGTTAGATTATTGTTATCGTCAAGATGACGATCAAACGAAACAGCTATTGACTTCTGAACTTCAAAATTGGTCTGGTCAAACATGTCTTTCATTGGCAGTCACGGCTAATCATCGACCACTTTTAGCACACCCTTGTAGCCAAATTATTTTAGCTGATTTATGGATGGGAGGTCTTCGTACGAGAAAGAATACGAATTTAAAG GTCGTACTTGGGTTAGTTTGTCCATTTTATATAATGTGTTTGGAATTTAAAAGTCGCGAGGAACTGCAGCTGATGCCACAAACTCAGGAAGAACATTTGATCTCTCTTGAAGATGAGAAAGAAGATAGTGATTCAGAGCATGGTATACCAACAGGTCCAGATGTTGAG AAACGTCAGCGCAGGAGCCTGAGCGTACGCAACAAATCCAGCAGCCAACAAGGCGCTAAG GCTTTAATCAGCAACGAACACACTACTGCCATCAAGGAGACAATTGTACAAGAAAATGGTAAAGTACTGACAGATAACGATGATGGAATTCATCGTATATATGGTATAAACTCTGACTACTATGACATCAAGAACAGCAGGCCATTGAGATTGAGGaaaaaattgtatgaattttATACAGCTCCCATCACAAAATTTTGGGCTAATGCT atagCATACATTATTTTCTTGGTTCTCTTCTCATACTCCATTCTCATACATATGGATGATCGTCCATCATTAGCAGAGATTTATGCCATTGCATATATTTGTACATTAGGATGTGAAAAAGTACGAGAAATAGCAACATCTGAACCAGCTACTCTTTCACATAAATTTAGTGTTTGGGCATGGAATATGTGGAATCCTTGTGATGCAGCTGCCattattttttttcaaattggtttAGCTTTACGCTTGAGACACTCAACTCTCGATATTGGTCGTGTCATCTATTGCGTTGATTCCATTTATTGGTACTTAAGGATATTGAATATTCTTGGCGTAAATAAGTACTTTG GTCCTTTAGTTACAATGATGGGAAAAATGGTGAAAAATATGACATACTTTGTGGTACTTTTAATAGTGGTATTAATGAGTTTTGGAGTCACTCGACAGGCAATTTTGAACCCTAATGCTGAACCGAAATTGAGGATTATTCGTGAT atatttatggaaccatattttatgttatatggAGAGGTATATGCCGACAACATAGATCCAGATTGCGGAGACGAACCAGGAATGATTCCATGTTTACCAGGCCGGTGGATCACACCTACTGTAATGtccatttatcttttaattgcAAACATATTGTTAATAAATCTTTTGATTGCcgtattcaataatattttcaatgaaGTAAACGCGGTGGCGCACCAAGTTTGGATGTTCCAACGTTTTACTGTTGTTATGGAGTATGAACAGAAACCTGTTTTACCTCCTCCGCTCATTGTAGTTTGTCATATATATCTGGTGGTGAAATATTTGCTGCGATATGTAACACAAGGGAAAGCAAACACTGGTGAAACCTACGACAATGGACTGAAGTTGTTCTTAGAGGCAGACGACATGGAGCGCCTCTACGATTTTGAAGAGGATTGTGTTGAAGGATACTTCCGTGAGCAAGAGTTGAAATTGCAAATGTCTACAGAGGAACGTGTTAAAATTACCACAGAAAGAGTGGAGAATATGCATTCGAAGATCGAAGACATTGACAAGAAAGAGAATACTCAAAATGCATCTCTTCAA GCAGTGGAGTTTCGTATGCGCAAATTGGAAGAATTAAATGAACAGATTTTGGCACACCTAGGAGTTATACACCGATTCATGGCTACTCACATGCCCAACATGGAGGGCTTATCTAGTTTTGATATAGACGGTCGCCAGCGTAGGGTATCAGAACGCTCAGAAGTTCTGTCAGAAACAGATTCTCATACCCAACTACCAGCCATTGCGATTAAACGTAAGAGATTGGTCCGATCGATGACCGATGGCACTTTCCTTAACCTAGGCCCATCAATAGATGATGATGTGCTGAAACATTCAGAAACTGCTATATCTCGCGAGAACCTCAGTAGGAACGAGTCTTCTATAAGTGGAGATGGACACACTGTTCAAGATGACATAAAGACAATCACAAGCCAGGAAACTGAAGCGAGCAAAGTAGATGGTGAAGGAGAGATCCTAAAGAAGGATTCGCATTCTGACAGCAGAGAGCTAAGCAGAGAGCCAAGCAGAGAACCAAGTGGAGAGCCAAGTAGCAAAGAACCAAGTACGGAACCAAGTAGACAAACGAGTAGAGAAATAAGTAGAGAAACAAGCAGAGAAGCTACAAGCAAAGAACCGAGCAGAGAAGCCAGCAGCGAAGCGCCAGCTTCGGAACCTATTCCTAGGCAAGATTCTACAGAACGACCTATTAGACAAAATAGTAGAACACGTTCAGAATCAGATGATGTAACGATTTTTCCACCGTCGAACATATCAAGAGGAGTAACGTGGGCTGAGCCACGTGTTGCAGTCATTCCATCGTCTTCAACAAGTAGTACGCAGAGGTCTATCCTATTAGCCATGCATGCCGAATATACAAGCATAACGGACGAGCTGGAGAGCTACTGTGGCCTTCTAAGTCCACCTCGAACACCGCCAATTTCTCCACCACCTTCGAGAGCTAGAAACTTATCCGAAATGTCTAACCCTGAGATGGCTTGGCAAATTGAGAATGAACATCTACGTGATGCTGAGGAGTGCGATTACCAACAGATGGAAGATTTAATACAGAGGAGGTACATCGCAGATGACGAGGAGCCTTTGCATACTGATGAAGCTACCCTGTTCATATCGAACGAACACAGGCATCAACTTCGAAGAGCTTCTGCCATCGATGAAGAGTCTCGAAGGCCTCCACCTACAATTTGCGTGACCAGGGAGATCGAGCAAACGCTTTCAAGGCCACCGATCCGGGACTCGGAAAGCTCAGATCCTAACGACAAGAATCTGAGTACGGTACCTGCCCCAGCGTCAGAGACCATGTGCTAA
- the LOC100650204 gene encoding transient receptor potential cation channel trpm isoform X7, whose translation MHIRIKMAMGSIICGASTPKMKRKKAKVTERSWIEATFQKRECSKFIPSADDEHKFMQVKGDKNAEYDVITTSRCCCGYSYTHHCRAGIDVQSYTPSNTKEEDREQWSPGKNTRPFPTDAYGTIEFQGGPHPTKAQYVRLAYDTRPEPIVQLLCREWNLGLPKLLITVHGGRSNFELQPTLKKVLRKGLLKAAKTTGAWIFTGGTNTGVTRQVGDALLLERSQRQGRVVSIGIAPWGILDKSHELVGRGGEVPYECLSSPWSKYAVLNNRHAYFLLVDNGTGGRYGAEIVLRRRLEKYISNLKLQPYTHSSIPVVALVIEGGTNTIRSVLEYVTDVPPVPVVVCDGSGRAADLIAFMHKYASEGDGENGENEGPLESMRGHLLDTIKRTFKVSSEQASQLYSELLQCTRKKHLITVFRISQERPQELDQTILTALFKSKQLSPAEQLSLSLIWNRVDIARCEIFVYGQNWPPGALEQAMMQALQHDRIDFVKLLLENGVSMRKFLSIPRLEELYNTKEGPSNTLGYILRDVRPNIPRGYMYTLHDIGLVINKLMGGAYRSQYTRRRFRMIYTKVMKRSGAHPQHMHRNSCVMSSTSRYYSGSGSKQDSLTMSLLAETLPANRDTPLFDYPFNELLIWAVLTKRQQMALLMWQHGEEALAKALVALKLYKAMAHEAAEDDLETEVYDELRSYGKEFENIALELLDYCYRQDDDQTKQLLTSELQNWSGQTCLSLAVTANHRPLLAHPCSQIILADLWMGGLRTRKNTNLKVVLGLVCPFYIMCLEFKSREELQLMPQTQEEHLISLEDEKEDSDSEHGIPTGPDVEALISNEHTTAIKETIVQENGKVLTDNDDGIHRIYGINSDYYDIKNSRPLRLRKKLYEFYTAPITKFWANAIAYIIFLVLFSYSILIHMDDRPSLAEIYAIAYICTLGCEKVREIATSEPATLSHKFSVWAWNMWNPCDAAAIIFFQIGLALRLRHSTLDIGRVIYCVDSIYWYLRILNILGVNKYFGPLVTMMGKMVKNMTYFVVLLIVVLMSFGVTRQAILNPNAEPKLRIIRDIFMEPYFMLYGEVYADNIDPDCGDEPGMIPCLPGRWITPTVMSIYLLIANILLINLLIAVFNNIFNEVNAVAHQVWMFQRFTVVMEYEQKPVLPPPLIVVCHIYLVVKYLLRYVTQGKANTGETYDNGLKLFLEADDMERLYDFEEDCVEGYFREQELKLQMSTEERVKITTERVENMHSKIEDIDKKENTQNASLQAVEFRMRKLEELNEQILAHLGVIHRFMATHMPNMEGLSSFDIDGRQRRVSERSEVLSETDSHTQLPAIAIKRKRLVRSMTDGTFLNLGPSIDDDVLKHSETAISRENLSRNESSISGDGHTVQDDIKTITSQETEASKVDGEGEILKKDSHSDSRELSREPSREPSGEPSSKEPSTEPSRQTSREISRETSREATSKEPSREASSEAPASEPIPRQDSTERPIRQNSRTRSESDDVTIFPPSNISRGVTWAEPRVAVIPSSSTSSTQRSILLAMHAEYTSITDELESYCGLLSPPRTPPISPPPSRARNLSEMSNPEMAWQIENEHLRDAEECDYQQMEDLIQRRYIADDEEPLHTDEATLFISNEHRHQLRRASAIDEESRRPPPTICVTREIEQTLSRPPIRDSESSDPNDKNLSTVPAPASETMC comes from the exons ATGCATATACGTATCAAGATGGCAATGGGAAGTATTATTTGTGGAGCCAGCACTCCTAAAATGAAGAGAAAAAAGGCAAAG gtAACTGAACGCAGTTGGATAGAGGCAACTTTTCAAAAAAGAGAATGTTCAAAATTTATTCCAAGTGCTGATGATGAACACAA GTTTATGCAAGTAAAGGGAGATAAGAATGCAGAGTATGATGTGATCACCACTTCCAG ATGTTGTTGTGGATATTCTTATACTCATCACTGCAGAGCTGGTATAGATGTTCAAAGTTACACTCCTAGTAATACCAAAGAAGAAGATCGAGAACAATGGTCTCCTGGAAAAAATACACGTCCATTTCCTACTGATGCATATGGTACCATTGAATTTCAAGGTGGACCTCATCCAACTAAAGCTcaa TATGTGAGACTTGCTTATGACACAAGGCCAGAACCAATAGTACAATTGTTGTGTCGAGAATGGAATCTGGGATTACCTAAGCTACTAATAACTGTGCATGGTGGTCGATCTAATTTCGAACTGCAGCCAACTTTGAAAAAAGTTCTAAGGAAAGGTTTGCTGAAGGCTGCAAAGACAACTGGTGCATGGATATTCACAGGTGGAACTAATACAG GTGTAACAAGACAAGTAGGAGATGCCCTGCTACTAGAAAGATCTCAAAGACAAGGTCGGGTTGTAAGTATCGGCATAGCACCATGGGGAATTTTAGACAAAAGTCATGAACTTGTAGGCCGTGGAGGTGAAGTACCTTATGAATGTCTTTCATCTCCGTG GTCTAAATATGCAGTTTTAAACAATCGTCATGCATATTTTTTATTGGTGGATAACGGTACCGGCGGTCGATATGGTGCAGAAATTGTGCTGCGTAGaagattggaaaaatatatttctaatctAAAATTACAGCCAT ACACACACAGTAGCATTCCTGTCGTGGCATTGGTAATTGAAGGAGGAACAAATACGATTCGATCAGTTTTAGAGTATGTTACAGACGTTCCTCCTGTTCCTGTAGTAGTCTGCGATGGATCAGGTCGTGCAGCTGATCTCATCGCTTTTATGCATAA ataCGCGTCTGAAGGAGATGGAGAGAATGGAGAGAATGAGGGACCATTAGAAAGTATGAGAGGACATCTTTTAGATACTATCAAACGCACTTTCAAAGTATCCTCTGAACAGGCATCACAACTGTACTCTGAACTTTTACAATGTACCCGTAAGAAACATTTG ATAACAGTATTTAGAATAAGTCAAGAGCGGCCACAGGAACTTGACCAAACGATTCTGACAGCTCTGTTCAAGTCCAAGCAATTATCCCCTGCCGAGCAGCTATCGTTATCTTTAATTTGGAatagagtggacatagcgcgtTGTGAAATATTTGTGTATGGTCAAAATTGGCCACCAGGTGCTCTGGAACAGGCAATGATGCAAGCTTTGCAACACGATCGAATTGACTTCGTGAAACTTCTCTTAGAAAATGGAGTCTCTATGCGTAAATTCTTGTCTATACCTCGCCTTGAGGAATTGTACAATACC AAAGAAGGCCCTTCGAACACACTGGGCTACATTCTCCGCGACGTTCGACCAAATATTCCACGGGGTTACATGTACACACTGCACGATATCGGCctcgtaataaataaattaatgggTGGCGCGTATCGGTCGCAGTATACACGCAGAAGATTCCGTATGATCTATACCAAAGTGATGAAGAGATCTGGGGCACATCCTCAACATATGCATCGAAATAGCTGCGTCATGAGTAGCACTAGTCGTTACTATTCGGGATCTGGTAGTAAACAGGATAGTTTAACAATGAGTTTGCTCGCTGAAACTTTACCAGCTAATCGAGACACGCCGCTTTTTGATTATCCTTTCAATGAGTTGCTTATATGGGCTGTGTTAACTAAACGACAGCAAATGGCACTATTAATGTGGCAACATGGGGAAGAAGCTTTAGCAAAAGCACTCGTTGCTCTTAAATTGTATAAGGCTATGGCGCATGAAGCTGCTGAGGATGATCTTGAAACAGAAGTTTATGACGAATTGCGGAGTTATGggaaagaatttgaaaatattg CCTTGGAATTGTTAGATTATTGTTATCGTCAAGATGACGATCAAACGAAACAGCTATTGACTTCTGAACTTCAAAATTGGTCTGGTCAAACATGTCTTTCATTGGCAGTCACGGCTAATCATCGACCACTTTTAGCACACCCTTGTAGCCAAATTATTTTAGCTGATTTATGGATGGGAGGTCTTCGTACGAGAAAGAATACGAATTTAAAG GTCGTACTTGGGTTAGTTTGTCCATTTTATATAATGTGTTTGGAATTTAAAAGTCGCGAGGAACTGCAGCTGATGCCACAAACTCAGGAAGAACATTTGATCTCTCTTGAAGATGAGAAAGAAGATAGTGATTCAGAGCATGGTATACCAACAGGTCCAGATGTTGAG GCTTTAATCAGCAACGAACACACTACTGCCATCAAGGAGACAATTGTACAAGAAAATGGTAAAGTACTGACAGATAACGATGATGGAATTCATCGTATATATGGTATAAACTCTGACTACTATGACATCAAGAACAGCAGGCCATTGAGATTGAGGaaaaaattgtatgaattttATACAGCTCCCATCACAAAATTTTGGGCTAATGCT atagCATACATTATTTTCTTGGTTCTCTTCTCATACTCCATTCTCATACATATGGATGATCGTCCATCATTAGCAGAGATTTATGCCATTGCATATATTTGTACATTAGGATGTGAAAAAGTACGAGAAATAGCAACATCTGAACCAGCTACTCTTTCACATAAATTTAGTGTTTGGGCATGGAATATGTGGAATCCTTGTGATGCAGCTGCCattattttttttcaaattggtttAGCTTTACGCTTGAGACACTCAACTCTCGATATTGGTCGTGTCATCTATTGCGTTGATTCCATTTATTGGTACTTAAGGATATTGAATATTCTTGGCGTAAATAAGTACTTTG GTCCTTTAGTTACAATGATGGGAAAAATGGTGAAAAATATGACATACTTTGTGGTACTTTTAATAGTGGTATTAATGAGTTTTGGAGTCACTCGACAGGCAATTTTGAACCCTAATGCTGAACCGAAATTGAGGATTATTCGTGAT atatttatggaaccatattttatgttatatggAGAGGTATATGCCGACAACATAGATCCAGATTGCGGAGACGAACCAGGAATGATTCCATGTTTACCAGGCCGGTGGATCACACCTACTGTAATGtccatttatcttttaattgcAAACATATTGTTAATAAATCTTTTGATTGCcgtattcaataatattttcaatgaaGTAAACGCGGTGGCGCACCAAGTTTGGATGTTCCAACGTTTTACTGTTGTTATGGAGTATGAACAGAAACCTGTTTTACCTCCTCCGCTCATTGTAGTTTGTCATATATATCTGGTGGTGAAATATTTGCTGCGATATGTAACACAAGGGAAAGCAAACACTGGTGAAACCTACGACAATGGACTGAAGTTGTTCTTAGAGGCAGACGACATGGAGCGCCTCTACGATTTTGAAGAGGATTGTGTTGAAGGATACTTCCGTGAGCAAGAGTTGAAATTGCAAATGTCTACAGAGGAACGTGTTAAAATTACCACAGAAAGAGTGGAGAATATGCATTCGAAGATCGAAGACATTGACAAGAAAGAGAATACTCAAAATGCATCTCTTCAA GCAGTGGAGTTTCGTATGCGCAAATTGGAAGAATTAAATGAACAGATTTTGGCACACCTAGGAGTTATACACCGATTCATGGCTACTCACATGCCCAACATGGAGGGCTTATCTAGTTTTGATATAGACGGTCGCCAGCGTAGGGTATCAGAACGCTCAGAAGTTCTGTCAGAAACAGATTCTCATACCCAACTACCAGCCATTGCGATTAAACGTAAGAGATTGGTCCGATCGATGACCGATGGCACTTTCCTTAACCTAGGCCCATCAATAGATGATGATGTGCTGAAACATTCAGAAACTGCTATATCTCGCGAGAACCTCAGTAGGAACGAGTCTTCTATAAGTGGAGATGGACACACTGTTCAAGATGACATAAAGACAATCACAAGCCAGGAAACTGAAGCGAGCAAAGTAGATGGTGAAGGAGAGATCCTAAAGAAGGATTCGCATTCTGACAGCAGAGAGCTAAGCAGAGAGCCAAGCAGAGAACCAAGTGGAGAGCCAAGTAGCAAAGAACCAAGTACGGAACCAAGTAGACAAACGAGTAGAGAAATAAGTAGAGAAACAAGCAGAGAAGCTACAAGCAAAGAACCGAGCAGAGAAGCCAGCAGCGAAGCGCCAGCTTCGGAACCTATTCCTAGGCAAGATTCTACAGAACGACCTATTAGACAAAATAGTAGAACACGTTCAGAATCAGATGATGTAACGATTTTTCCACCGTCGAACATATCAAGAGGAGTAACGTGGGCTGAGCCACGTGTTGCAGTCATTCCATCGTCTTCAACAAGTAGTACGCAGAGGTCTATCCTATTAGCCATGCATGCCGAATATACAAGCATAACGGACGAGCTGGAGAGCTACTGTGGCCTTCTAAGTCCACCTCGAACACCGCCAATTTCTCCACCACCTTCGAGAGCTAGAAACTTATCCGAAATGTCTAACCCTGAGATGGCTTGGCAAATTGAGAATGAACATCTACGTGATGCTGAGGAGTGCGATTACCAACAGATGGAAGATTTAATACAGAGGAGGTACATCGCAGATGACGAGGAGCCTTTGCATACTGATGAAGCTACCCTGTTCATATCGAACGAACACAGGCATCAACTTCGAAGAGCTTCTGCCATCGATGAAGAGTCTCGAAGGCCTCCACCTACAATTTGCGTGACCAGGGAGATCGAGCAAACGCTTTCAAGGCCACCGATCCGGGACTCGGAAAGCTCAGATCCTAACGACAAGAATCTGAGTACGGTACCTGCCCCAGCGTCAGAGACCATGTGCTAA